The following DNA comes from Thermococcus piezophilus.
CGGCTTTAGGGCGATACGGAGGGAGTTCGTCCCAGAAATCGAAAGCGACCGCTATGAGGTCGAGACGGAGGTGCTAATAAAGACCGCCAAGGCCGGGGCGAGGATTAAAGAAGTGCCCGTAAGCATGATATATGGCGTCGAAACAGGCCACTTCCGCCTCGAGGATGTTCTCCGCTTCCTCTGGGCACTGCTCAAGTTCTGAGCTCGCTCTTTACCCTCACCGCCCCAAGGGTTCCGAGGGTTATCAGGAGGAAGCCGAGGGCGTGGTAGGGGGTAAATCTCTCCCCCAAGAACACACCGATTCCTATCGCGACCGCAGGGGCCGGAGTTATTATGGTAGTCGCCTTAGAGAGGTTGATGAGCTTTATCGTCCTGTACCAAACAATCTGGCCGAGAGCTATTACCAAGCCCTCAGCAAGGATGAACTTTGAGAGCTCAAGACCCGTCGCAACCGCGAAGGGAAGCAGGATTAAAAAGCCAAACGTATTCCTGAGGGCTGCTATAGTTATGGGGCTGTATGAAAGCTTTTTAGATATGACATGACCAAGTTGCCAGAAAAGGGGAACCAGCAGGAGAAGGAAGTCTCCAAAATGAAGCTCCATGGAACCGCCCTGGGTGATTACAAGAACCAAGCCAGCTAGGATAACCGCAGAATATGCGACGAGATTTCTGGTTATTCGTTCTCCAAGGAAAACCCACGAAAGGAAGAACGAGAAAAGAACTTCACTTCTAGTAATAAGGGAAGCGTTTATGGCGGTGCTCAGCCGCACGCCATAGGAATAGGCCAAATAAGCTAGTGCCGTTCCAAAGAACCCTATAAAAAAGGCGCCCTTCAGCCCCTTCCGGTTATCCTTAATCTCCCGCCATCTTCCGCTCCAGAGGAGGTTTCCCCACAGAATTAAAGACGCTGTAAGAGCAGAGAACGTGGCAAAGCTAACCGGATTCGAGTGGTTTGATTTTATTACCACCGGCTCGAGGCCGTAAA
Coding sequences within:
- a CDS encoding DMT family transporter; amino-acid sequence: MEQESLGTLFAMIGMLIYGLEPVVIKSNHSNPVSFATFSALTASLILWGNLLWSGRWREIKDNRKGLKGAFFIGFFGTALAYLAYSYGVRLSTAINASLITRSEVLFSFFLSWVFLGERITRNLVAYSAVILAGLVLVITQGGSMELHFGDFLLLLVPLFWQLGHVISKKLSYSPITIAALRNTFGFLILLPFAVATGLELSKFILAEGLVIALGQIVWYRTIKLINLSKATTIITPAPAVAIGIGVFLGERFTPYHALGFLLITLGTLGAVRVKSELRT